Proteins co-encoded in one Gouania willdenowi chromosome 1, fGouWil2.1, whole genome shotgun sequence genomic window:
- the LOC114464269 gene encoding uncharacterized protein LOC114464269 isoform X1 — protein MAGYRSKLRGLGCPELDVNSLKKKQAHEKAPAKNIKKPKRAEVNYLPPHPQGETEGTLEHVRLELLDEVKKRNNSLVISEKMAKTFSIRRQEVVNEAPTISDLRDRWPALLDTTQINEEFRRITTVGLETTFMAKLDQYTPKIMALVSSRGGAAKRKIQHIKNMLLEEQSVERRREAAIRSLMVYLREQEEDLFKEQLDGDEVMKIVVSRGASEPANATVVIEGAEVLDGLTVPRACALLMGLIYTFNLSYPKELKSTFEAFQKIFLELDALRASPKVMNKNGSAEFQISLTTPSL, from the exons ATGGCTGGCTATAGATCTAAATTGAGAGGGCTTGGATGCCCTGAGCTTGATGTGAACTCTCTTAAAAAGAAGCAAGCACATGAGAAAGCACCTGCAAAGAATATCAAAAAGCCAAAAAGAGCAGAGGTGAACTATTTACCTCCTCACCCACAAGGAGAAACGGAAGGAACTTTGGAACATGTAAGATTAGAGCTCCTTGATGAAGTAAAGAAGAGGAACAACAGCCTGGTCATCAGTGAGAAAATGGCAAAGACATTCTCCATTCGCAGGCAGGAAGTTGTCAATGAAGCACCAACAATCAGTGACTTAAGAGACCGATGGCCTGCTCTTTTGGATACAACGCAG ataaatgAAGAATTCAGAAGGATCACCACTGTTGGTCTTGAGACAACATTTATGGCAAAACTGGACCAGTATACCCCAAAAATAATGGCCTTGGTGTCCTCAAGAGGAGGAGCTGCAAAAAGGAAGATTCAGCACATAAAGAACATGCTGCTGGAG GAACAGTCTGTAGAAAGGAGGAGAGAAGCTGCAATCCGTAGCCTAATGGTGTACCTGAGAGAACAGGAGGAGGATCTCTTCAAAGAACAGTTG GATGGAGATGAAGTGATGAAGATTGTTGTGAGCAGAGGGGCATCTGAACCAGCCAATGCAACGGTGGTGATTGAGGGAGCAGAAGTCCTGGATGGCCTGACTGTCCCGAGAGCATGTGCCTTGCTCATGGGACTAATATATACATTCAACCTGAGCTACCCAAAAGAACTAAAGAGCACTTTTGAGGCATTTCAAAAGATCTTCCTTGAGCTGGATGCTCTGCGAGCTAGTCCCAAG
- the LOC114464269 gene encoding uncharacterized protein LOC114464269 isoform X2 yields MAGYRSKLRGLGCPELDVNSLKKKQAHEKAPAKNIKKPKRAEVNYLPPHPQGETEGTLEHVRLELLDEVKKRNNSLVISEKMAKTFSIRRQEVVNEAPTISDLRDRWPALLDTTQINEEFRRITTVGLETTFMAKLDQYTPKIMALVSSRGGAAKRKIQHIKNMLLESVERRREAAIRSLMVYLREQEEDLFKEQLDGDEVMKIVVSRGASEPANATVVIEGAEVLDGLTVPRACALLMGLIYTFNLSYPKELKSTFEAFQKIFLELDALRASPKVMNKNGSAEFQISLTTPSL; encoded by the exons ATGGCTGGCTATAGATCTAAATTGAGAGGGCTTGGATGCCCTGAGCTTGATGTGAACTCTCTTAAAAAGAAGCAAGCACATGAGAAAGCACCTGCAAAGAATATCAAAAAGCCAAAAAGAGCAGAGGTGAACTATTTACCTCCTCACCCACAAGGAGAAACGGAAGGAACTTTGGAACATGTAAGATTAGAGCTCCTTGATGAAGTAAAGAAGAGGAACAACAGCCTGGTCATCAGTGAGAAAATGGCAAAGACATTCTCCATTCGCAGGCAGGAAGTTGTCAATGAAGCACCAACAATCAGTGACTTAAGAGACCGATGGCCTGCTCTTTTGGATACAACGCAG ataaatgAAGAATTCAGAAGGATCACCACTGTTGGTCTTGAGACAACATTTATGGCAAAACTGGACCAGTATACCCCAAAAATAATGGCCTTGGTGTCCTCAAGAGGAGGAGCTGCAAAAAGGAAGATTCAGCACATAAAGAACATGCTGCTGGAG TCTGTAGAAAGGAGGAGAGAAGCTGCAATCCGTAGCCTAATGGTGTACCTGAGAGAACAGGAGGAGGATCTCTTCAAAGAACAGTTG GATGGAGATGAAGTGATGAAGATTGTTGTGAGCAGAGGGGCATCTGAACCAGCCAATGCAACGGTGGTGATTGAGGGAGCAGAAGTCCTGGATGGCCTGACTGTCCCGAGAGCATGTGCCTTGCTCATGGGACTAATATATACATTCAACCTGAGCTACCCAAAAGAACTAAAGAGCACTTTTGAGGCATTTCAAAAGATCTTCCTTGAGCTGGATGCTCTGCGAGCTAGTCCCAAG